A genomic segment from Pediococcus acidilactici encodes:
- the yaaA gene encoding S4 domain-containing protein YaaA, protein MQKEIEINTPFITLGQLLKEEGIIGTGGQAKWYLREHTVLVNEEPDDRRGRKLYANDVIEVPDEGSFKITTKSGK, encoded by the coding sequence ATGCAAAAAGAAATTGAAATCAACACACCGTTCATTACGTTAGGCCAGCTCCTAAAAGAAGAGGGCATTATCGGGACCGGTGGACAAGCAAAGTGGTATTTACGAGAACACACTGTTTTAGTTAACGAAGAACCAGACGATCGGCGGGGACGGAAACTCTACGCTAATGACGTCATCGAAGTTCCTGACGAAGGTTCCTTCAAGATTACGACGAAATCTGGGAAGTAA
- the recF gene encoding DNA replication/repair protein RecF codes for MYLKTLELHNFRNYVDLSVEFGSGINVLLGENAQGKTNLLESIYFLALTRSHRTSNDRDLIGWKAKEARVLGTIQKEHTQTPVEIDISSKGKNAKVNHIEQGRLSQYVGQLNVILFAPEDLSIVKGSPAVRRRFIDMEFGQMSSKYLYNSAQYRSVLKQRNQYLKQLQIDPKGDQVYLDVLSDQLAAYGAEIIFQRIQFLKKLEEWSQAVHEEISQGLEKLTFQYVSPLKKDETTSTETIYAALQELLKKHRQRELQQGKTLVGPHLDDVKFIVNGKNVSTFGSQGQQRTTALSVKLAEIDLMKEETGEYPVLLLDDVLSELDDSRQTHLLTAIQNKVQTFITTTSLSGVAQQLINEPHVFNIDHGVLTQNEEE; via the coding sequence ATGTATTTAAAAACACTTGAGTTACATAATTTTCGCAATTATGTGGACCTTAGCGTGGAATTCGGTTCGGGGATCAACGTTTTGCTGGGCGAAAATGCTCAGGGCAAGACTAATCTTTTAGAATCGATTTATTTTTTAGCGTTAACGCGCAGTCACCGAACCAGTAACGACCGCGATTTAATCGGTTGGAAAGCTAAGGAAGCCCGGGTACTAGGAACCATCCAAAAAGAACATACGCAAACCCCGGTAGAAATCGACATTTCTTCTAAGGGGAAAAATGCCAAAGTTAATCATATTGAGCAAGGACGGTTGTCGCAGTATGTCGGCCAGCTCAATGTGATTTTGTTTGCTCCAGAGGACCTTTCAATTGTGAAGGGCTCTCCAGCAGTTCGACGGCGGTTTATCGATATGGAATTTGGACAGATGAGTTCTAAATACCTGTATAATTCCGCGCAATACCGGTCGGTGCTAAAGCAGCGTAACCAGTACCTTAAACAACTCCAGATCGACCCTAAGGGGGATCAAGTTTACCTAGACGTCTTGAGTGACCAATTAGCGGCTTACGGTGCCGAAATTATTTTTCAACGGATCCAATTTTTGAAGAAGTTGGAAGAATGGTCACAAGCCGTTCACGAGGAAATTTCCCAGGGGTTAGAAAAGTTAACGTTCCAGTACGTGTCTCCGCTCAAAAAAGATGAGACCACGTCGACTGAGACTATTTACGCGGCGCTTCAAGAATTACTAAAAAAGCACCGGCAACGGGAATTGCAGCAGGGCAAGACTTTAGTGGGGCCGCATTTAGACGACGTTAAATTTATTGTCAACGGAAAAAACGTCTCCACCTTTGGCTCCCAAGGTCAACAACGCACCACGGCATTAAGCGTGAAGCTTGCGGAGATTGACCTGATGAAGGAGGAGACCGGAGAATATCCGGTTCTTTTACTTGATGACGTGCTTTCTGAGTTAGACGACAGTCGGCAGACGCATTTGCTGACCGCGATCCAAAATAAGGTCCAAACCTTTATCACGACCACTAGTTTAAGTGGCGTGGCGCAACAATTAATTAACGAACCCCACGTCTTTAACATTGACCACGGAGTTTTAACGCAAAACGAGGAGGAATAG